GATTTCGCCAACTGCATTGCATTGCACAATGTTGAAGCTATCATCAACGATCTTCATTGCTATTTTCTCTCCATCATTAATTGTTCCACATGAAAATTCAGTGAAATCGTCTTTGTTTTTAGTAATACCCGTTACCAGGGGCGGCAATTCAGTACAACCATATGTGCAAACAAAATTTTGGCAAACACCGGAAACGCATTCTGCTAACTGCTTTGTCATCGGTTGACCGCCAGTTAGTAGGTATTTCACAGGCCACGGTGTCGGAAGCTCATTCTGAAAGTATGCAAAATTCCACAACATCAAGGGCGGGGGAACCCGGAATTGACGTAAGGGGGCGTTGCTCAGGAGCGTATGCTTTTAACTTGAGCCCTTtcctcagaacagaaatttatttggttaaaagtgTTAGCAGTATCATTTTCTACTCCGAAATGATGCACTTTGGGCgtattgtattacattttctcctttattgaaataaaaaatgaatcttGGATGactttgggggggggggggttagtCAGGTGGGCctctggatccgctagtgaatattacatttgatttctttaacaattaaacattaattacatATGTATGCAGTCCCCTTACGCAAATATACACATGCGTAAATATTGCTACCGCACTTTACTGGATCAGCCATACTTATATTAGAAAACTTATTTTCTTGACATAGGATGATTTGCggtaaataataattaacatacaAAAGTTCAAAGACACATTGAAATCCATGCAATAGATCattgttattgtaaaaaaacaacaccattgTTTCATAGCAGTAAGCAAATTAGAATTTGTCTTACCCGCTTCGATATCAGTTCGTGGACAAATGGTGGCAGTGCGTACATCGCTGTGCAATTCTCCTGCTGAATACACTTGACAATCGTGTTAAACTTGGATTCGATCGGAAACTTTGCAAAACCGTGTGTTGTGACACGTCGTCTACCAAGAATCGGGCTGTATGGAAAACCACCTGCCCAGGTGAAAGGTCGGTCATTGAAAAGTATCAAACTTCTGTCAGAGTAAGGCATTTTGAATTGCCTAAACGACATAAACATTTTGTGGCTGTGCGCAACCAACTTTGGAGCGCCAGTACTGCCAGATGTTTGGAAAAGAAATGCAGTTGCAGTGTCTGGCAAGTCAGGAATGGCAATGTTAGTGTTGTCTTCTTCCATGAATTTGGCAAAACTCATAACACCTGTCATGACATTCGTATCGACCTCATGTCCAATCAAATACCTTAAATAAGGCATCTTGGAACTTTTTGCGGAGCCATCCTCATGAAAATAGTCAACCAGTTTTTGTATGACTCGCCAGTTTTCTGAATCGACACCTGGATCCGCAAACAAAAGCGCACATCTTTCTAACTTCTCCATGAGCTCAAGAACGTCACTACCATCGGCATATGTAAAAGATACACCAACGGGAATGATGCCGGCTAGCATTGCTCCGTACACAAAAAAGAGCCATTCTGGACAGCTGCGCACATTGATCGCTACTACCTCGGTTGGTTTTATACCTGGGTAAGAATTGTAAGGTTGCGTTTAAAGACTgaaaaaaaccaacaacatattttctatTGATATATGCAATCTTTATACTATGTGATTTATAGATCtgatacatttttatacaagGCAAAATACAAAGCTTGCATAAACATTTTGAAGGTACTAAGATGTTGATCAATAAAGACTTCTTTTTGCCATTTTGTGCACCGCCAAAGAACTCTCGGCAATCAAAATACTACGCACACATTGTATAAACGAATGATTAAGTATGATGCAAATGGTAATACCCGGCTAAGTTACACAGTCATTCGGTAAATACTTAACGTTGATAAGTATCGTTAGAATTACGGAAATCAAAAACTATATATTCATGGTGAAAATTAACTAGATTTGTTTGCTACTGGTAACTGACATTTATGTTCATAAGAAATAAATTCTGCGAAacatattagtaaaaaaatgcATGTCCAAAATAAGTAAGAAGAATAAGTAAACATAAAAACTTAAATCTCAAACAACGATGTTTGTTCAGAAAAGCTATAACTGTGTGAAAAAAATGTCACTTTAATCTGGACAAAGAATGCATTGCGATCAATTAATTTCCAAATACCTAATGCAATTAGTGATCTCGCCACTTGACATGATTTTTTAAACAGCTCCTTGTATGTCACAGCCTGTCTTGCAAATCCGTCAACTGCTGCAAACACAATCACTTCGTCCTCTCCGGCATCCCTAGCGCGGAATTCTAAAATGTCCTTAATTGAGTTTAGTCCATCCTTTGGAAAATGCACTGTATTTTCTAAATAGCTTTGCGTCAGTTTAATATGTGCCATTTCAAAGCACGTCTGCGTAATACAATTGAAAACTGCAAATTCAAGCCCAAACAGTCTGAAAACTGTGATCTTGATTTATGACACATACATTATCAAAAATCCAAAGGCAAACTGACGCTCAACCTAAATTACATTGATTTACCTGTTCACGTAAGGTAAAGTTAGATAAACATGTTAACCTGTAATATGGTACGGTACAATAATCTAGCTCAAGGATAGTTTAACACTTTATCTACACTCTACTATCTGACAAGAGCATGCAGACTTGCGTCAGCAGATAACTACATACACGTCTTTTCATGATTGAGATTACATTATCGCGTTGAAAATTGACTTTATTTTACGCGGAGCATTCtatacaaatgtgttttacatGCGACTAAATAGATAGATCATATACTGATTTTGGTGAAATGGTTTATGCAATGAATACATATAATTTACCTACATAAATTATTAGTATAAAATTGGttgcaatgataaaaaaacactattctTTTGATTTCTTATTCGTGCATTTTTAACTAAACTGACATACCCAGTATCCAacttaacataatgaatatttatatgattacGATCTTCAGATTATTAGCACACATACACACCCGCCCACCCACGCACGCACACccacacacccacacacacacacacacccacaccCACACAcccacacccacacacacacacacacacacacgaacgCACACAACGGGCACgcaggcacgcacgcacgcaggcacgcatacacacacgcacacgcccTAGCTCACACGCACGTACACACACGCACTCGCATTTGCACCCACACgagcatgcacgcacgcacgcacacacacttAGACAATGGAACAACCACAAAGCTCACGCAATGATAACTGTTACGTTTTTTTACTTTGATCATAAAACAACATGCGGAATGGGTTGGGTTAATAAGATATAAAAAGGAGTTATATGTATATCCTTATTCATTCATACCCACGCATCAAGCGAAATACGATACTACAGACATAACTGCATATGAACCATAACATTCAGTATGAATTACTACAATGTACTCTATTCTACGAACGAACTAATGTACCTGTTGTCACTGTGCATAGATATCTGATAATTCGAACATTTAAGGctagttttaaattaaatatcaaacgCTGATCTCTGTTTACAAAACAACTGTTTACTTCCGCTTCACTTTGCATGATTCACAATAAGTTTTAGTTGAACAGTCCAAATACAAAAGAAACCGACCAGGGATTCAAGAAATGTGCTTTTGGAAATAAATTCCATCTTATTTGAACCGACCTTAATGTCATTTGAACCGTCCGTTTTGGCGGTAATTCGTTTTTTTTGAGAACCTCGCTGTGGATACCAAGGTTCAGTGCGTATGCGCGAGAAAAGACAGTAAAATACaggtttttgaaaaatatattcaacgTTGAACtcaacttttattgaaatttccTATGTCTGAcaatatttcctttatttaaataaaagagtGAATTAATATCAACCACGTTTTTGGTCAAATTAGTTTCACAGCCGGCTTTGCGAGCTTGTGAATCAAAGAACCGATTGAAAGGTCTTTTCATACGCAAAATAACTATCATTGGAATGATCATTTGCAACATTAACTGCAACAGCActagcaattaaaaaaaaagctgtgaaataacatttttttttaaaaagtgaaaaatgttagCCTCTAAAATTTTTGGACATTGATTTTGTTCATAAGgaaaacaattgtaaaattaGATAATCAAGTCTTTCGTTTAACGATAGTTTTGAATTGATAGAATACTATACTAAAAaagatattatgtttataagtaAAAGGGATTGGATGTATAATTTTTTTCTGTTATCTGTAGGTTTCAAATGTAGATAGATGCACTATTTAACATTTGTGTAATGAGTAAATTATGGTTGTCACATATTTCAAATGTACATGgtatttaattatacattatgaAGTATTAAACATGAAgcttataattattttagagTCCTCTGAAACTTATTCGAAtctgttaatttaaaaatgttcaacagTGGATCACCTTTTATCGACGAATTACATCGACGTGATAACAATCATGTCCCTAGCTTTTCGGCCGCGGATACAAATGTATCGAATGGGCCTATGACACGTGATGTAGTGATTTAAATGATACTGAATTGTAAGAATGGTAAGGCACCATCATAGttcaataatgttattaataaatactttaaagttTCGCGTTACTCTATAGTACCACACAATGTTCACTATTCAATATGTTCCAACTATTCACGTCTATTCTTAAACACGCATTATTTAACATGTtccttaatgaaaataattcatgaaaCGAGGACCAAGCGGGTGTTCGCGCAAATTATTCAGCGTGCAATAACATCCATAACACTTATCATATTGTTATTTCACATAATCTTAGAAAAGAAGATATTTAACTCAGTTATTGATTTTCAGCTGTTTTATGTCGTTTTGGCGAGCTTGTTTGTGGCACAAATTAATGCAGTCTGGTTTACAGGGCAAAATCCTAACAGTAatgaacatatatgtttaaaatttaaatataataattcatttctaTCTATAAACGGTAAACAGTTTCTAATGTTCGAAATTTTTGCGGTGATCGTCAAGGTGGAAATCGTTctctgattttattttcaatttgacaaaACAATCTAGATGATTTTCTTAAAAGAACATGTACGGGTGTTTCCATAGATATAGATGCTAATGATACGACTATTTATCTCTAATTACGTTTCCTTATATACGTTGACTACAACGTGCTCATTACAGACGACGAGGTTGGTTTCCAACAAAGTTTAAATTGTTTCCATGATAACTGTTTGCAATGGAAATTATATATGAACTATTCAACAATGAAGATAATTGTAATTGGTGCGTTaaagataaatgaaaataactttaGTATTAATAATCAAGTATTTGGGTTAGtcaaagaataaatattttttatattttttgtctactGAAAGCTTTCTGAGGTGTCCTCAATACTTAATAAACCAGGCAATCAAAGCCATACAGGCTCTATTCATCAAAAGCCTTAACCTGCCTCTGGACCTCCAATTTACTAAAGTACATATTCTAACATACGGTTGCGAAGTCTGGGGCTTTGAAAACCTGGGGCTTATGGGAGCAACTACATTGTTACTTTTTACGCCgaataacatatacatgtactaggaAAAGTACCCCCGATAAATGCTCTTCTCAGGATCGGGTAGATACCTTCTAAAACTCGAATAATATTTTTCACAGTTAACTCATCTCATCCCTTGATCGAAAATAAGTTTCTTGTtctgtaaatacatgtaaaagcaTCAAGACGCCTCCTGGCTTATAAAAGTCAATACCTGAACAAAAGTGATATTCATATGTTTGGCCTGaccaaaataatattcatgTCCGTTCAAGGGATCAGAAAATCCCTATTGAAGTTAGTAGATGGGGACTTAATTCTGTATCTTATGCCAAGAGGTTCCTTTCGTCCGATTAAAGATATCGGTTACGAAATTCATCACCTTTTCATCTTTCcatcttttaaatttcattgaatgaaatatataccaagTCAGTTTAAACTACGTTAAACGTATTGCAATTAAGATCATTTTTAATGTTAAGAACCCAGATATTCTACGAAATACTGCATCTTTTGTAAAACTGCTAGTCAatcactttaaatgaaattcacaACGAACATATCagttgtttaaagtttgttgtACCATTGTTTTCTCTTCCATGTAACCATTTTATCTTTGATCAAGTGTGATGTTTCATATTTAACCTCATATtcaacgccccccccccctccgctAAGTATCTATTATGTTGTTAAACGTTTACCCTGATATAGTCGCCATTTACCCACCACGGTAAATTAATTGTTCCATGTAAAACTATGTATCGTGTGTCCGCATATATTTGCTTAACTGTAAAATGTGGTGAATttgttgagttgagttgagttgagttgagttgaacAACACGATAAAATACCAAGGTAGCCCTTTTATGAATCATTCACAGAATAATGTTACCATAGTGATACACGGTAATATTCCTCAATACCGTAAGTGGATCTAGAAGTGTTTCAAATGCATCTAATGCGCTTTACAGAAACGGATTGCACAGTTGCAgcattacaataataatttgtaacgaaatatattttgtgttagGAAAGATTTTAAAGAGTAAAAATATGGATTGTTAAATGGAGTAATTATTTAGTGAGTAAACCAATTTTTGTTCTTTGAAACgcttttataatatttgttcaacatagtcaatttcatatttaacaGTTATTTTCTAATTTCTTTCTCTATTTGACAAAGATgtgttttttcattgtttttggtTATTGTTGATATAAcagtattttaaacaaaatataaaatattgagtATTACTTGAGTTTTAATTTACAGTCACATATCATACTTTTTCACATTGATTAATGCTATAGAACATTGAATTCGTTGTAAATCGATGGAATAAAATGGGATTGTTATGATAATGTCCAATTAAGAACGCATGTTGGATTTACTTGGGGTAAAgattaattgaaaaatgttaTCCCATTTTTCCATCTCGTTTGTTTTACCAAAACGAAGTATGGTAAAGAGGAACTATTACGTGCTAAAAGTACGTGTATCCATCCTTCACCTCCTCTTTCTTCTATTCTTGTTTGTTATGCCTCTTCCAACACTAAATATGGTAGAGACAAACTGTTACGTGCTAAGAGTACGGTCAGCAATCCTTTCCCTCCTTTATCTTCTCTTCTGGTTTATTTTGACCTCTTCCGGCACTACGTATGTTATAGAAAACTGTGACGTTCTAGCAATTTTTTCCCCTCCTGTTTTCCTTCCTTCTTAGTTAGAAATCTCCCAAAACTAAGTATGATGAGGAAATGTTACGAGCTAACAATACTGTCTTCAATCCCATTCTCTTTCTTCTTCACTAATCGTGTGTTAAGCCTCTGTCAACACTAAGTCTGATAGATAGAAAGGAACTCTTCTACGTGCTAAAAGTATAAACCTCTCCCCTTTTGTTTGTTAGACCTTTAACAACACTAAATATAATACAGAGGAACTGATATGTGCTAACAGTACAGTCGGCAATCCTTCCGCTGCTTTTTAAATCTCTTTTCGTTTCTAAGACCTCTTCCAACACTTGGAACTGTTACGTGCTAACAGTACTAATATATCAACCCTCTTCCTTTTTCTTTCCTCCCCGTTTGTCAGACCTCTACCAACACTAAGTACGGTTGAGTGAAACTGTGTTTTGTTAACAGTACGTGCATAATTTTTTCCCCTCTGGCATAAATTGTGGCAGGACTTGTTTGAACGAACTATTTCGTGAATTTTGTCCTTAAGTATTGCACAACGTTTTCAACtaagaaaatatttcctaaaatatGGTTCGTTAATTTTAAATCCTAAACGTCGTTGTTATGGattcataatttatattctcttcatgcatatttttttaacgacatatttgttttgtttcattattcatttattttccgCAAAAACCATATTTATTGGGAGTAATAATTAATATGAATGAATTGTTTGAAACACTAGTGAAGCAGTAGCAGCACAATTTCTTGTGAACAAAATGTTCGGTAGGTAGTCTTGTCCACTTATAAAAGAGGGGTACCGCTACGAAACAGTTAGTAGAAAGGTGGGAATGAGGTATATATTTGTGCCTCGATATATTTCAGAAGTTGAAATGAGGGTTCCGGTTTGATTTACATTGTTTTCgcatttatgtttgtaactaTAGCGTATTAAACTAAATGTGttaatttatcttaatatccaatgataacttttttttttaactcgTCTATTTTactgatgattataaaaacaagaAGAAGACAATCATATCGATAAAGATAAGTGAGGTATTGCAATGTTTCGTTGTATTATGTTCAGGTATTCTGGCTTATTTTCAGTTGGCAATTCGGTTTTGTGTTCATGGCGCAAAAGAACATAACGTAAACTATGATAAATGTCAGTATATAATATTCCATACACATATAAGCACAATGTTCACTTTTAAGGAACATTTCGATTCATATACAgcacaaattcaatttaatagtgtaaaaacttatgtgaaaaaatacagaaacaagctcagtagaaaaatgtttaaacataaacactgtttaatggcactgggtaaacgtcaaagacatagaacacaaaaacaaaaatgcaccaacaagaaacattgaagaacagcataaaactccacaaacaacacagtgcatacatactatattaaaaaaaggtatgtttatcaaggattgttaggtaccgccttggaacggtcagtaaaatgtaaatttactgggggtttataCCAGTTAAAAGACAAGTAAATACGttaaacatttgcttaaaaCATGTGTACTCAAATTTACATTAGCTAACAGTGTTTGTGCCAAATATGACCACTTATCACATAACAATGAACATATAGGAAGACATGGATCCATCACGTATTACGCATGAGGATATACgttagaaatgttttgttttcgcaATGACCTACATAACATACTACTTACGGTATGGATAATGCATATTATACATAAAAGTCTTAATAGTGACTTAGTATTTGAATACGCCTTTGAACATTTTGCAGATGAGTGAAACTTCTGGCCATCATTTTGCAACCATGAACACGACGCCACCATGTAATGTGGACAAGAACCGGACATGTTATGACACTGCAATCATGGAGCTTAACAGGACATTTGTCGAGCTAATGTGGCCGGTGATCTTTATGATGACTGTCTTCATGTTCGTTGGTGCATTTGGCAACAGCGTTGTGCTCTTTATGTACGCACGAAAGAGGCAGGGGACAACACATGTTTTTATCTTGTTACTTGCTGGAATAGACTGGCTGGCTTGTTTGGTTATACACCCATATGTGCTATATAAACTGTTCAACAATTACGACCAAACGTGGAATATAACCTGCAAAATATTTGAGTTTTTCATCCATGTGACTTTGGCTGTGTCTGGATTGACATTACTGTTGGTCGCAATAGATCGGTATCTCGCGATCTGCCATCCTGTTAGGTATCTAGTCTTTGACAGACATGTTACCAAAGGGATATCAGCAATTTCAGTGATATCGATCTTGTTCAGCTTGCCGTTGTTCGAATTTTATGGCGCTGCTCCAAACGACACCGTATACCAAGGTACAATGGTTAAAACCTTTCAATGCCATTACCAAGTGAAGTACCAAACATCAGCCGTGTTAATGGGTTTTGGTGCTTTTGTCATGTTCATTTTCCTGTCGGAAGTGATTGCAATggtatttttatacaaaaacgtAGCTGTAACAGCATATAGAAGGCGGAAAAGCGTAATGCCTCTATCAAACGTTCCTAGTTTGGGCGGAACAAAGCCAACGTCAGGATCGAAAAGTCGATTACCTTTTAACCCAAACCTAACACGATCCTTAAGTTCACACACCTCACCTGTTCAACTATCACCTGCATCCCTGTCACCGGACGCCCAGCAAGACAAATCTATAATATTCTCTGTGACGAACCACGCATTTCAACCAGGAAAAAGCCAAGATAGATTGT
The DNA window shown above is from Mya arenaria isolate MELC-2E11 chromosome 6, ASM2691426v1 and carries:
- the LOC128237071 gene encoding putative acyl-CoA synthetase YngI: MAHIKLTQSYLENTVHFPKDGLNSIKDILEFRARDAGEDEVIVFAAVDGFARQAVTYKELFKKSCQVARSLIALGIKPTEVVAINVRSCPEWLFFVYGAMLAGIIPVGVSFTYADGSDVLELMEKLERCALLFADPGVDSENWRVIQKLVDYFHEDGSAKSSKMPYLRYLIGHEVDTNVMTGVMSFAKFMEEDNTNIAIPDLPDTATAFLFQTSGSTGAPKLVAHSHKMFMSFRQFKMPYSDRSLILFNDRPFTWAGGFPYSPILGRRRVTTHGFAKFPIESKFNTIVKCIQQENCTAMYALPPFVHELISKRNELPTPWPVKYLLTGGQPMTKQLAECVSGVCQNFVCTYGCTELPPLVTGITKNKDDFTEFSCGTINDGEKIAMKIVDDSFNIVQCNAVGEIYLKSEILFLGYFNDTEKTSSVMTEDGWFKTDDLGRMTIDGQLFVLGRKSNMIISGGMNVAPEILERVLNNCPGVASSVIVPVPDQTYYQQLCACIVKQKDYSLTEEQLRNFCVTFHNDKPRLFTVLPKFYLFFDKFPQTLTGKVSRKALTAMVGQMLNTTEKV